Proteins co-encoded in one Vicia villosa cultivar HV-30 ecotype Madison, WI unplaced genomic scaffold, Vvil1.0 ctg.001334F_1_1, whole genome shotgun sequence genomic window:
- the LOC131634688 gene encoding uncharacterized protein LOC131634688: MRYVCPKVRIQINGGILHRSDDSIWWRDMCNINVLDEFIDNGFSGCFKCVCKDGKDILFWHNRWLGEQSLCFDFPDLYDLSTKKYCTVEEVIDWYGGAFRWKLEGLFSNDPSHGHSVTAAAVAGSSWARLRDCLLAYSPSEFASDTFVWSLHDNDEFTVASISSVIDSAKSCAWDYHVINSLKVMWDLKLPPKIKVFTWRLFIDRLPTRDNLLKRGVTSVVCPNCVMCGSSLESSSHIFFFCQEVKAVWNYVFTWLGIAEEISVEDFLRFEVIQEKALGSKRRIAINFVWIATLWCIWLMRNDMIFKGKVFSFEVVCTNIVFLSWSWLGCGYTKFKPNYYEWFKLPLSDNHIP, translated from the coding sequence ATGAGGTATGTTTGCCCCAAAGTTAGGATTCAAATTAACGGAGGAATTTTGCATAGAAGTGACGattcaatttggtggagagatatgTGCAACATAAATGTGTTGGATGAATTTATCGATAATGGTTTCTCCGGTTGCTTCAAATGTGTGTGCAAGGATGGTAAGGATATTCTTTTTTGGCACAATAGGTGGTTGGGAGAACAATCTCTTTGTTTCGACTTCCCGGATTTATATGATTTATCTACAAAAAAGTATTGTACGGTGGAGGAGGTTATAGATTGGTATGGTGGAGCTTTTAGGTGGAAGTTGGAAGGCCTTTTCTCGAACGACCCTTCTCACGGCCACTCGGTGACAGCCGCGGCAGTTGCTGGCAGCAGCTGGGCTAGGCTGCGTGACTGCCTCCTCGCATACAGCCCCAGCGAGTTTGCCTCCGACACTTTTGTGTGGTCCTTGCACGATAACGACGAGTTCACCGTTGCGAGCATTTCTTCCGTGATTGATAGCGCGAAGTCTTGTGCTTGGGATTATCATGTGATTAATTCGTTGAAGGTAATGTGGGATCTTAAACTTCCTCCCAAGATTAAGGTCTTCACTTGGCGTCTTTTTATTGACCGGCTTCCTACTAGAGATAATTTGTTGAAAAGAGGTGTGACTAGTGTTGTGTGTCCGAATTGTGTGATGTGCGGCTCCTctcttgaatcttcttcccatataTTCTTTTTTTGTCAAGAGGTGAAAGCGGTTTGGAACTATGTCTTCACGTGGCTTGGTATAGCGGAGGAGATTAGTGTGGAAGATTTCCTTAGGTTCGAAGTCATCCAAGAAAAGGCGTTAGGTAGCAAGCGTAGAATTGCTATCAATTTTGTTTGGATAGCTACTCTTTGGTGTATTTGGCTTATGAGGAATGACATGATTTTTAAGGGGAAGGTTTTTAGTTTTGAGGTGGTGTGTACTAACATTGTGTTTCTTTCTTGGAGTTGGTTAGGTTGTGGATATACGAAGTTTAAACCAAACTACTACgaatggtttaaacttcctttatccgaCAATCATATACCATAG